The Theropithecus gelada isolate Dixy chromosome X, Tgel_1.0, whole genome shotgun sequence genome includes a window with the following:
- the NHS gene encoding Nance-Horan syndrome protein isoform X4 produces MALACCMPKNAAVSNLDIESKLSVYYRAPWHQQRNIFLPATRPPCVEELHRHARQSLQALRREHRSRSDRREQRAAAPLSIAAPPLPAYPPAHSQRRREVKDRHFLTSHPPEDEDTDVMLGQRPKNPIHNIPSTLDKQTNWSKALPLPTPEEKMKQDAQVISSCIIPINVTGVGFDREASIRCSLVHSQSVLQRRRKLRRRKTISGIPRRVQQEIDSDESPVARERNVIVHTNPDPSNTVNRRSGTRDSECQTEDILIAAPSRRRIRAQRGQSIAASLSHSAGNISALADKGDTMFTPAASSRTRSRSLPREGNRGGDAELKVGAKPSAYEEGESFVGDHERTPNDCSEAPSSPSAQDHQPTLGLACSQHLHSPQHKLSERGRSRLSRMAADSGSCDISSNSDTFGSPIHCISTAGVLLSSHMDQKDDHQSSSGNWSGSSSTCPSQTSETIPPAASPPLTGSSQCDSELSLNTAPHANEDASVFMTEQYNDHLDKVRGHRANSFTSTVVDLLDDPNNSNTSDSEWNYLHHHHDASCRQDFSPERPKADSLGCPSFTSVATYDSFLEKSPSDKADTSSHFSIDTEGYYTSMHFDCGLKGSKSYVCHYAALGPENGQGVGASPGLPDCAWQDYLDHKRQGRPSISFRKPKAKPTPPKRSSSLRKSDGNADISEKKEPKISSGQHLPHSSREMKLPLDFANTPSRMENASLPTKQEPSWINQSEHDIKEPQLDTSDIPPFKDEGAESTHYADLWLLNDLKTNDPYRSLSNSSTATGTTVIECIKSPESSESQTSQSESRATTPSLPSVDNEFKLASPEKLAGLASPSSGYSSQSETPTSSFPTAFFSGPLSPGGSKRKPKVPERKSSLQQPSLKDGTISLSKDLELPIIPPTHLDLSALHNVLNKPFHHRHPLHVFTHNKQNTVGETLRSNPPPSLAITPTILKSVNLRSINKSEEVKQKEENNTDLPYLEESTLTTAALSPGKIRPHTANKSVSRQYSTEDTILSFLDSSAVEIGPAKLHLEKNPTFDVKNRCDPETITSAGSSLLDSNVTKDQVHTETEPIAENTPSKNCAFPTEGFQRVSAARPNDLDGKIIQYGAGPDETLEQVQKAHSAGGEEVAQPESVDVITSQSNSPTRATAVSNQLKHQFIMSRHHDKVPGTISYELEITPVNSFPEKCSKQENIASGISAKSASDNSKAEETQGNVDEASLKESSPSDDSIISPLSEDSQAEAEGVFVSPNKPRTTEDLFAVIHRSKRKVLGRKDSGDMSVRSKSRVPLGSSSSSANSITSPSSNVTTPNSQRSPGLIYRNAKKSNTSNEEFKLLLLKKGSRSDSSYRMSATEILKSPILPKPPGELTTESPQSTDDAHQGSQGTEALSPLSPCSPRVNAEGFSSKSFATSASARVGRSRAPPAASSSRYSVRCRLYNTPMQAISEGETENSDGSPHDDRSSQSST; encoded by the exons TCCCATCCCCCAGAGGATGAAGATACAGATGTCATGTTAGGGCAGAGGCCGAAAAACCCAATACACAATATCCCTTCTACACTGGACAAGCAGACCAACTGGAGCAAAGCACTACCTCTCCCAACGCCAGAGGAGAAGATGAAACAAGATGCCCAAGTGATTTCTTCTTGCATTATTCCCATCAATGTCACTG GAGTTGGCTTTGACAGAGAGGCTAGTATACGCTGCTCTCTGGTTCATTCACAATCGGTACTACAGCGGAGACgaaaattgaggaggaggaaaaCCATCTCGGGTATTCCCAGAAGAGTTCAACAAGAAATAG ATTCTGATGAATCACCAGTGGCCAGGGAAAGGAATGTGATTGTGCACACAAACCCAGACCCCTCCAACACTGTCAATAGGAGATCCGGAACCAGGGACTCTGAGTGCCAAACCGAGGATATTCTGATTGCTGCCCCATCCAGAAGGAGAATCAGAGCTCAAAGGGGTCAAAGCATTGCAGCTTCCCTTTCTCATTCTGCTGGCAACATTTCTGCCCTAGCAGACAAAGGTGACACCATGTTTACTCCTGCAGCGAGCAGCCGCACAAGATCTCGGAGCCTTCCCCGGGAAGGTAATAGAGGTGGGGATGCTGAGCTCAAAGTTGGTGCTAAACCCTCAGCATATGAAGAGGGAGAGTCTTTTGTGGGTGACCATGAAAGAACCCCTAATGATTGCAGTGAGGCTCCAAGCAGCCCGAGTGCCCAGGACCACCAGCCTACTTTGGGCCTAGCCTGCTCTCAACATCTCCACAGCCCCCAGCACAAATTAAGTGAGAGGGGAAGGTCACGTCTGTCCCGAATGGCTGCTGACTCCGGCAGCTGTGACATCTCCTCCAACTCAGACACGTTTGGGAGCCCCATCCACTGCATCTCCACGGCTGGTGTCCTCCTTAGCAGCCACATGGACCAGAAAGATGACCACCAGTCATCCAGCGGCAACTGGAGTGGAAGCAGCTCCACATGCCCCTCGCAGACCTCAGAAACCATCCCTCCTGCAGCTTCTCCTCCACTTACTGGCTCTTCGCAATGTGACTCGGAGTTGTCACTAAACACAGCCCCTCATGCCAATGAGGATGCCAGTGTTTTCATGACAGAACAATATAATGACCACTTGGATAAAGTGAGAGGCCATCGGGCAAACTCCTTTACCTCCACTGTTGTAGACCTGCTGGATGATCCCAACAACAGCAACACAAGTGACAGTGAGTGGAATTACCTGCACCACCACCATGATGCCTCCTGCCGCCAGGATTTTAGTCCTGAGCGTCCCAAGGCAGACAGCCTGGGCTGCCCAAGCTTCACAAGCGTGGCCACTTATGACAGCTTTCTGGAAAAGTCTCCATCAGACAAAGCGGACACTAGCTCTCACTTTTCAATAGACACGGAAGGATACTATACGTCCATGCACTTTGACTGTGGTCTCAAAGGTAGTAAGAGCTATGTCTGTCACTATGCAGCCCTGGGCCCAGAGAATGGCCAGGGTGTAGGGGCTTCCCCTGGTCTTCCAGATTGTGCCTGGCAGGACTACTTAGACCACAAGAGGCAGGGAAGACCAAGCATCTCTTTCAGGAAACCAAAGGCAAAGCCGACTCCACCTAAACGTAGCTCATCATTGAGGAAGTCTGATGGAAACGCAGATATTTCTGAGAAGAAAGAACCAAAGATAAGCAGTGGTCAGCACCTGCCTCACAGTTCCAGGGAAATGAAGCTGCCTCTTGATTTCGCCAACACGCCTTCTCGAATGGAAAATGCCAGTCTTCCCACCAAGCAGGAACCTTCTTGGATAAACCAGAGTGAACATGACATTAAGGAACCTCAGTTAGACACTTCGGATATCCCACCATTCAAAGATGAAGGTGCCGAATCCACGCACTATGCAGACCTCTGGCTCCTAAATGACTTGAAAACAAATGATCCTTATAGATCTCTATCTAATTCAAGCACCGCTACGGGTACCACAGTCATTGAATGCATCAAATCTCCAGAGAGCTCTGAATCCCAAACATCGCAATCAGAATCAAGAGCCACTACCCCATCTCTTCCTTCTGTTGACAATGAGTTTAAACTGGCTTCACCAGAAAAGCTGGCTGGCTTGGCATCTCCATCAAGTGGCTACTCAAGCCAGTCTGAAACGCCAACATCCTCTTTCCCTACAGCTTTCTTTTCAGGTCCATTGTCTCCCGGAGGTAGCAAAAGAAAACCTAAAGTCCCAGAAAGAAAATCCTCACTACAGCAACCCTCTTTAAAAGATGGAACTATATCACTGAGTAAAGACCTTGAACTTCCAATTATACCTCCTACCCATCTTGATCTAAGTGCTCTTCATAATGTCTTGAACAAACCATTCCACCACCGTCATCCATTGCATGTTTTTACTCATAATAAGCAGAACACAGTAGGAGAAACACTGAGGTCAAATCCTCCACCGTCCCTTGCAATTACACCAACGATCCTGAAATCTGTTAACCTTAGGTCCATTAACAAGTCTGAAGAAgttaagcaaaaagaagaaaataatacagatcTCCCTTATTTAGAGGAAAGCACACTCACAACGGCTGCCTTGTCTCCGGGTAAGATTAGGCCGCATACAGCAAATAAATCAGTATCTCGTCAGTACTCCACTGAAGACACCATACTGTCCTTTTTAGACTCTTCTGCAGTTGAGATAGGACCAGCTAAactacatttagaaaaaaatcctacttTTGATGTGAAGAATCGCTGCGATCCAGAAACTATAACCTCAGCTGGTAGCAGTCTTCTAGATTCAAATGTCACAAAAGACCAAGTGCATACAGAGACTGAGCCTATTGCAGAAAACACACCATCCAAAAACTGTGCATTTCCCACAGAAGGATTTCAAAGGGTCTCTGCTGCCCGCCCAAATGATTTGGATggtaaaataatacaatatggaGCTGGTCCAGATGAAACCCTAGAACAGGTACAGAAGGCACACTCTGCAGGTGGGGAGGAAGTTGCACAACCTGAATCTGTGGATGTAATCACATCTCAGTCAAACTCACCAACTAGAGCAACAGCTGTAAGCAATCAACTTAAGCATCAATTTATTATGAGCCGCCACCACGACAAAGTGCCTGGTACTATCAGCTATGAATTGGAGATAACACCTGTAAATTCATTCCCTGAAAAATGTTCCAAGCAGGAAAATATTGCTTCAGGTATTTCAGCCAAAAGTGCCTCTGATAACAGCAAAGCAGAGGAGACCCAAGGAAATGTGGATGAGGCTTCATTGAAAG AATCATCACCGAGTGATGACTCCATCATTTCACCACTTAGTGAAGACTCCCAAGCTGAAGCAGAGGGTGTGTTCGTGTCCCCAAACAAACCTCGAACAACTGAGGATTTATTTGCAGTCATTCACAG ATCCAAGAGGAAAGTACTGGGAAGAAAAGATTCCGGGGACATGTCTGTTCGAAGCAAATCGAGAGTTCCTCTtggcagtagcagcagcagcgcCAATTCCATCACTTCACCCAGCAGCAATGTGACAACCCCAAACAGCCAGAGGTCTCCTGGTCTCATATACCGAAATGCCAAAAAGTCCAACACATCCAATGAAGAGTTTAAGCTGTTACTGCTCAAGAAAGGCAGCCGCTCAGATTCCAGTTACCGCATGTCTGCCACTGAGATCCTGAAGAGTCCCATCCTGCCCAAACCTCCTGGGGAGCTCACAACAGAGTCCCCTCAGAGCACTGATGATGCCCATCAGGGGTCACAAGGGACTGAAGCATTGTCCCCACTCTCTCCATGCTCCCCACGAGTTAATGCAGAAGGCTTTTCCTCGAAGAGCTTTGCCACCTCAGCATCAGCAAGGGTTGGACGTTCTCGGGCCCCTCCTGCAGCCAGCAGCAGTCGCTACAGTGTCCGCTGCCGGCTGTACAACACGCCCATGCAGGCGATCTCCGAGGGAGAGACGGAAAATTCTGACGGAAGCCCACATGACGACCGTTCCTCCCAGAGTTCAACATAG
- the NHS gene encoding Nance-Horan syndrome protein isoform X3: MALACCMPKNAAVSNLDIESKLSVYYRAPWHQQRNIFLPATRPPCVEELHRHARQSLQALRREHRSRSDRREQRAAAPLSIAAPPLPAYPPAHSQRRREVKDRHFLTFNSTRSPSPTECCHMTPWSRKSHPPEDEDTDVMLGQRPKNPIHNIPSTLDKQTNWSKALPLPTPEEKMKQDAQVISSCIIPINVTGVGFDREASIRCSLVHSQSVLQRRRKLRRRKTISGIPRRVQQEIDSDESPVARERNVIVHTNPDPSNTVNRRSGTRDSECQTEDILIAAPSRRRIRAQRGQSIAASLSHSAGNISALADKGDTMFTPAASSRTRSRSLPREGNRGGDAELKVGAKPSAYEEGESFVGDHERTPNDCSEAPSSPSAQDHQPTLGLACSQHLHSPQHKLSERGRSRLSRMAADSGSCDISSNSDTFGSPIHCISTAGVLLSSHMDQKDDHQSSSGNWSGSSSTCPSQTSETIPPAASPPLTGSSQCDSELSLNTAPHANEDASVFMTEQYNDHLDKVRGHRANSFTSTVVDLLDDPNNSNTSDSEWNYLHHHHDASCRQDFSPERPKADSLGCPSFTSVATYDSFLEKSPSDKADTSSHFSIDTEGYYTSMHFDCGLKGSKSYVCHYAALGPENGQGVGASPGLPDCAWQDYLDHKRQGRPSISFRKPKAKPTPPKRSSSLRKSDGNADISEKKEPKISSGQHLPHSSREMKLPLDFANTPSRMENASLPTKQEPSWINQSEHDIKEPQLDTSDIPPFKDEGAESTHYADLWLLNDLKTNDPYRSLSNSSTATGTTVIECIKSPESSESQTSQSESRATTPSLPSVDNEFKLASPEKLAGLASPSSGYSSQSETPTSSFPTAFFSGPLSPGGSKRKPKVPERKSSLQQPSLKDGTISLSKDLELPIIPPTHLDLSALHNVLNKPFHHRHPLHVFTHNKQNTVGETLRSNPPPSLAITPTILKSVNLRSINKSEEVKQKEENNTDLPYLEESTLTTAALSPGKIRPHTANKSVSRQYSTEDTILSFLDSSAVEIGPAKLHLEKNPTFDVKNRCDPETITSAGSSLLDSNVTKDQVHTETEPIAENTPSKNCAFPTEGFQRVSAARPNDLDGKIIQYGAGPDETLEQVQKAHSAGGEEVAQPESVDVITSQSNSPTRATAVSNQLKHQFIMSRHHDKVPGTISYELEITPVNSFPEKCSKQENIASGISAKSASDNSKAEETQGNVDEASLKESSPSDDSIISPLSEDSQAEAEGVFVSPNKPRTTEDLFAVIHRSKRKVLGRKDSGDMSVRSKSRVPLGSSSSSANSITSPSSNVTTPNSQRSPGLIYRNAKKSNTSNEEFKLLLLKKGSRSDSSYRMSATEILKSPILPKPPGELTTESPQSTDDAHQGSQGTEALSPLSPCSPRVNAEGFSSKSFATSASARVGRSRAPPAASSSRYSVRCRLYNTPMQAISEGETENSDGSPHDDRSSQSST; encoded by the exons TTTAACAGCACCCGTTCGCCCTCCCCCACTGAGTGTTGCCACATGACCCCATGGAGTAGAAAG TCCCATCCCCCAGAGGATGAAGATACAGATGTCATGTTAGGGCAGAGGCCGAAAAACCCAATACACAATATCCCTTCTACACTGGACAAGCAGACCAACTGGAGCAAAGCACTACCTCTCCCAACGCCAGAGGAGAAGATGAAACAAGATGCCCAAGTGATTTCTTCTTGCATTATTCCCATCAATGTCACTG GAGTTGGCTTTGACAGAGAGGCTAGTATACGCTGCTCTCTGGTTCATTCACAATCGGTACTACAGCGGAGACgaaaattgaggaggaggaaaaCCATCTCGGGTATTCCCAGAAGAGTTCAACAAGAAATAG ATTCTGATGAATCACCAGTGGCCAGGGAAAGGAATGTGATTGTGCACACAAACCCAGACCCCTCCAACACTGTCAATAGGAGATCCGGAACCAGGGACTCTGAGTGCCAAACCGAGGATATTCTGATTGCTGCCCCATCCAGAAGGAGAATCAGAGCTCAAAGGGGTCAAAGCATTGCAGCTTCCCTTTCTCATTCTGCTGGCAACATTTCTGCCCTAGCAGACAAAGGTGACACCATGTTTACTCCTGCAGCGAGCAGCCGCACAAGATCTCGGAGCCTTCCCCGGGAAGGTAATAGAGGTGGGGATGCTGAGCTCAAAGTTGGTGCTAAACCCTCAGCATATGAAGAGGGAGAGTCTTTTGTGGGTGACCATGAAAGAACCCCTAATGATTGCAGTGAGGCTCCAAGCAGCCCGAGTGCCCAGGACCACCAGCCTACTTTGGGCCTAGCCTGCTCTCAACATCTCCACAGCCCCCAGCACAAATTAAGTGAGAGGGGAAGGTCACGTCTGTCCCGAATGGCTGCTGACTCCGGCAGCTGTGACATCTCCTCCAACTCAGACACGTTTGGGAGCCCCATCCACTGCATCTCCACGGCTGGTGTCCTCCTTAGCAGCCACATGGACCAGAAAGATGACCACCAGTCATCCAGCGGCAACTGGAGTGGAAGCAGCTCCACATGCCCCTCGCAGACCTCAGAAACCATCCCTCCTGCAGCTTCTCCTCCACTTACTGGCTCTTCGCAATGTGACTCGGAGTTGTCACTAAACACAGCCCCTCATGCCAATGAGGATGCCAGTGTTTTCATGACAGAACAATATAATGACCACTTGGATAAAGTGAGAGGCCATCGGGCAAACTCCTTTACCTCCACTGTTGTAGACCTGCTGGATGATCCCAACAACAGCAACACAAGTGACAGTGAGTGGAATTACCTGCACCACCACCATGATGCCTCCTGCCGCCAGGATTTTAGTCCTGAGCGTCCCAAGGCAGACAGCCTGGGCTGCCCAAGCTTCACAAGCGTGGCCACTTATGACAGCTTTCTGGAAAAGTCTCCATCAGACAAAGCGGACACTAGCTCTCACTTTTCAATAGACACGGAAGGATACTATACGTCCATGCACTTTGACTGTGGTCTCAAAGGTAGTAAGAGCTATGTCTGTCACTATGCAGCCCTGGGCCCAGAGAATGGCCAGGGTGTAGGGGCTTCCCCTGGTCTTCCAGATTGTGCCTGGCAGGACTACTTAGACCACAAGAGGCAGGGAAGACCAAGCATCTCTTTCAGGAAACCAAAGGCAAAGCCGACTCCACCTAAACGTAGCTCATCATTGAGGAAGTCTGATGGAAACGCAGATATTTCTGAGAAGAAAGAACCAAAGATAAGCAGTGGTCAGCACCTGCCTCACAGTTCCAGGGAAATGAAGCTGCCTCTTGATTTCGCCAACACGCCTTCTCGAATGGAAAATGCCAGTCTTCCCACCAAGCAGGAACCTTCTTGGATAAACCAGAGTGAACATGACATTAAGGAACCTCAGTTAGACACTTCGGATATCCCACCATTCAAAGATGAAGGTGCCGAATCCACGCACTATGCAGACCTCTGGCTCCTAAATGACTTGAAAACAAATGATCCTTATAGATCTCTATCTAATTCAAGCACCGCTACGGGTACCACAGTCATTGAATGCATCAAATCTCCAGAGAGCTCTGAATCCCAAACATCGCAATCAGAATCAAGAGCCACTACCCCATCTCTTCCTTCTGTTGACAATGAGTTTAAACTGGCTTCACCAGAAAAGCTGGCTGGCTTGGCATCTCCATCAAGTGGCTACTCAAGCCAGTCTGAAACGCCAACATCCTCTTTCCCTACAGCTTTCTTTTCAGGTCCATTGTCTCCCGGAGGTAGCAAAAGAAAACCTAAAGTCCCAGAAAGAAAATCCTCACTACAGCAACCCTCTTTAAAAGATGGAACTATATCACTGAGTAAAGACCTTGAACTTCCAATTATACCTCCTACCCATCTTGATCTAAGTGCTCTTCATAATGTCTTGAACAAACCATTCCACCACCGTCATCCATTGCATGTTTTTACTCATAATAAGCAGAACACAGTAGGAGAAACACTGAGGTCAAATCCTCCACCGTCCCTTGCAATTACACCAACGATCCTGAAATCTGTTAACCTTAGGTCCATTAACAAGTCTGAAGAAgttaagcaaaaagaagaaaataatacagatcTCCCTTATTTAGAGGAAAGCACACTCACAACGGCTGCCTTGTCTCCGGGTAAGATTAGGCCGCATACAGCAAATAAATCAGTATCTCGTCAGTACTCCACTGAAGACACCATACTGTCCTTTTTAGACTCTTCTGCAGTTGAGATAGGACCAGCTAAactacatttagaaaaaaatcctacttTTGATGTGAAGAATCGCTGCGATCCAGAAACTATAACCTCAGCTGGTAGCAGTCTTCTAGATTCAAATGTCACAAAAGACCAAGTGCATACAGAGACTGAGCCTATTGCAGAAAACACACCATCCAAAAACTGTGCATTTCCCACAGAAGGATTTCAAAGGGTCTCTGCTGCCCGCCCAAATGATTTGGATggtaaaataatacaatatggaGCTGGTCCAGATGAAACCCTAGAACAGGTACAGAAGGCACACTCTGCAGGTGGGGAGGAAGTTGCACAACCTGAATCTGTGGATGTAATCACATCTCAGTCAAACTCACCAACTAGAGCAACAGCTGTAAGCAATCAACTTAAGCATCAATTTATTATGAGCCGCCACCACGACAAAGTGCCTGGTACTATCAGCTATGAATTGGAGATAACACCTGTAAATTCATTCCCTGAAAAATGTTCCAAGCAGGAAAATATTGCTTCAGGTATTTCAGCCAAAAGTGCCTCTGATAACAGCAAAGCAGAGGAGACCCAAGGAAATGTGGATGAGGCTTCATTGAAAG AATCATCACCGAGTGATGACTCCATCATTTCACCACTTAGTGAAGACTCCCAAGCTGAAGCAGAGGGTGTGTTCGTGTCCCCAAACAAACCTCGAACAACTGAGGATTTATTTGCAGTCATTCACAG ATCCAAGAGGAAAGTACTGGGAAGAAAAGATTCCGGGGACATGTCTGTTCGAAGCAAATCGAGAGTTCCTCTtggcagtagcagcagcagcgcCAATTCCATCACTTCACCCAGCAGCAATGTGACAACCCCAAACAGCCAGAGGTCTCCTGGTCTCATATACCGAAATGCCAAAAAGTCCAACACATCCAATGAAGAGTTTAAGCTGTTACTGCTCAAGAAAGGCAGCCGCTCAGATTCCAGTTACCGCATGTCTGCCACTGAGATCCTGAAGAGTCCCATCCTGCCCAAACCTCCTGGGGAGCTCACAACAGAGTCCCCTCAGAGCACTGATGATGCCCATCAGGGGTCACAAGGGACTGAAGCATTGTCCCCACTCTCTCCATGCTCCCCACGAGTTAATGCAGAAGGCTTTTCCTCGAAGAGCTTTGCCACCTCAGCATCAGCAAGGGTTGGACGTTCTCGGGCCCCTCCTGCAGCCAGCAGCAGTCGCTACAGTGTCCGCTGCCGGCTGTACAACACGCCCATGCAGGCGATCTCCGAGGGAGAGACGGAAAATTCTGACGGAAGCCCACATGACGACCGTTCCTCCCAGAGTTCAACATAG